The sequence below is a genomic window from Barrientosiimonas humi.
TCAGGCCGAACCCGATGGCCAGGTTGCCGTAGCCGATGCCCGGGACCGGCCAGGTGTTGTCGGGGCCGTCGGACAGGATGTAGAACACCACGATCCACAGCAGCCCGACGACCATCAGGCCCACCATCACCGGCGCCCACCAGGTGGGGTTCATGCCGGGCAGCGGCTGGGGCCGGTCGCCGCGGCGGCGGGTGCGCTTGGTGGGCGTGACCTTGCCGTCGTCGTCGGCGTCGTCCTTGACCGCGTCCTCCTTGGCCAGGCCGTCCGTGGCGTCGTCGTCGGCCACGGTGTCCGGCTCGGCGGCGATGCGGCGGTCCCGGTCGGTCTTCTTGGCCTTCGGCGGACGCGTGCCCTTCCCGCCCTTGGCCGGACGGTCCCCCTTGGACTTGCCCTTGGCCTTGGCGGTGCCCGTGGTCGTCGTCTCCTCGACCTCGACCGTCTCGTCGACGGTCGTGCCGTCGGCGTCGGTGCGCTCGACCTCGATCTCGGTGACGTCGTCGGTCGCGTCGACGGGCTTGCGGTTGTCCTTCGACGTTGCCACGCCGCTCCTTCGGTCGGGGACCGGCAGGGACTCGCCCGGCCGGCGCTGGCTTAGGCTAGAAGGGTAGTTGACCATCCTTGAGCCGGAGCGTCGCCCGTATGTCGCGATCCCGTTGGCGGCTCGTCGTCCCCGCCGTCGCCACCGCCGCCGGACTGCTGTTCGGCATCAGCGCGTCGACCTCGAAGGGCACCGACCTGCGCAGCGGGCAGACCGACCTGGTCGGGCTGATCAACGACGGCAACGCCAAGGTCGCCCGGCAGCAGCGCGAGGTGCAGGGGCTGCGCAAGCAGGTGCAGGACCTCACCGCCAAGGACGCCCCCGGCACCAGCGCCGACCAGCTCACCAAGCAGGCGTCGGCGATCGCCCCGACCGCCGGGCTGAGCCCGGTGTCCGGCGAGGCGATGCGGATCACGCTGTCCGACTCCACCCGCGACGTGTCGTCGCTGCCCGAGGGCGGCACGGCCGACTGGCTGGTGGTGCACCAGCAGGACGTGCAGGGCGTGGTCAACGCGCTGTGGCAGGGCGGGGCCTCGGCGATGATGCTGATGGACCAGCGGGTCATCTCGACCAGCGCCGTCCGCTGCGTCGGCAACACGCTCATCCTGCAGGGCCGGGTCTACTCCCCGCCGTTCACCATCACCGCGATCGGCGACCCGGGCGCGCTGCGCAAGGCGCTGGACGCCAGCCCGGCGGTGCGCAACTACCGCGCCTACGTCGACATCGCCGGTCTCGGCTACAAGGCCGAGCAGCTCGATGCCAGCTTCCCTGCCTACTCTGGGTCCCTGACCCTGCGCTACGCCAAGCCGGCGTCCTGACCGGCCGCGAGAAGGACCCGCCCGTGCCCCGCATCCTCGTCGTGGACAACTACGACAGCTTCGTCTTCACCATCGTCGGCTACCTGCAGCAGCTCGGCGCCGACACCACGGTGCTGCGCAACGACGCCCTGTCCGCCGCCGACGGCGCCGACTTCGACGGCGTGCTCATCTCGCCCGGCCCCGGCACCCCCGAGGAGGCCGGTGTGTCGATGGCGATGATCGAGGCGTGCGCCGAGCGCGGCCAGCCCATGCTCGGCGTGTGCCTCGGCCACCAGGCGCTCGGCGCGGTGCTCGGCGCCACGGTCGGCCGCGCGCCCGAGCTGCTGCACGGCAAGACCTCGCGGGTGCTGCACGACGACACCGGGGTGCTCGAGGGGCTGCCGTCGCCGTTCACCGCGACCCGCTACCACTCCCTGACGATCGCGCCCGACACGGTGCCGGCCTCGCTCGTGGTCAACGGGCGTACGTCCTCCGGAGTCGTCATGGCGGCGCACCACGCCACGCTGCCGCTGCACGGCGTCCAGTTCCACCCCGAGAGCGTGCTCACCGAGGGCGGCCACCGGATGCTGGCCAACTGGTTGCAGCTGGTGGGCGACACCGGCGCGGTCGAGCGCAGCGAGGGCCTCGCCCCGCTCGTGCACCGCTGACGTCACCGAGCGAGAGAACCGCACGAGACCACCGGACCGAAACGCGAGCGCGGGCCCAGCCGAACGGCTGGGCCCGCGCGCGTCTGCCGGGCCGGAACCTCCCGGCCCGCCGACTCAGCCGGTCGTCGCGGACAGCGTCGGCTCCGGCGTCGACGTGGGGGACGGCGCCGGGCTCGACGGGGTCGGCGACGGGGTCTGCGACGGCGGCTCGCTCGTCGGCGTCTCCGGCGGCGAGGTCGTGGTCGGCGACGGGGTCGACGGCGAGGGCGTCGCGGTGGTCGGCGGCGGCACGGTGACCGTCTCGTTGGGCGCCTGGCCCACGATCAGCTCGATCTCGGAGTTGAGGTCGACCTTGTCGCCGGCCTGCGGCACCTCCAGCACCCGGCCCTGCTGGTTGGTGTCGTCGGTGACCCGGTTGGTGATCGGCTGGCGCACCCGCAGCCCGACCTCGTTGAGCGCGAGGGTCGCATCGGGGGTGGTCTGGCCAGAGAGGTTCTCCGGCACGGTGACCTGACCCGACGACAGCCGCAGCGTGATGGTCTGCTCCGGGCCGACGTCGCTGCCGCTGGCCGGGGTGGTGCTCGCGACCTGGTCCTTGGCGTAGCGGGTGTCGTCCTGCGGGCTGCTCGACACCTGGATCTGGCTGTCGTCGAACCCGGCGGCCGTCAGCTGTTGTCGCGCCTCGGTCTCGGTGCGGCCGCGCACGTCGATCATCGAGATCGAGCCCGGGCCGCTGGAGACGGTGATGGTCACGGTGCTGTTGGGGGGCGCCAGGCTGTTGGCCGCCGGGTCCTGCTCGACGACCGAGCCCTCCTGCTGCTCGCTCGCGACCTGCGTCGCGCGCGGCGTGAAACCGGCCTGGCGCAGCACGTCCTCGGCCTGGGTCTGATCCATGCCGCGGACCGACGGGACCGTCTCGGTCGCGCTGGTGGTGCCGCCCGGGTTCATCTGGCTGAGCAGGTAGCCGATGCCGAGGATCGCCGCGAGCGCCACGACCGCCGCGGTGATCCACAGGGCCGTACGGCGCGGCGGCCGTTCGGCGGTCGACATGTCGGCCGTGTGGTCGCGACGGGTCGCGGGCTCCGGCGGCTCGGCCCGCACCCGGGTCGGGTCGGCCCCGAGCGCCGCGAGCGAGGCGACCGCCGCCTCGCTGATCGGCTGCCCGGCGCGGGCGGCCTGCAGGTCGGACCGGAAGTCGCCCGCGGTCTGGTACCGCCGGTCGCGGTCCTTCTCCAGCGAGTGCAGCGTCACGGCGTCCATCGCCTGCGGCACGTCGGGCTGATAGGTCGACGGCGGCGCGGGGTCGTCCTTGATGTGCTGGTAGACGAGGCTCACCGGCTCACCGATGAACGGCGTACGGCCCGCGAGCAGCTCGAACAGCAGGCAGCCTGTGGAGTACAGGTCGGAGCGCTGGTCGACCTTCTCGCCCTGCGCCTGCTCGGGCGACAGGTAGCGCGCGGTGCCGACGACCGCCTGGGTCGAGGTCATCGTGGCGCTCGCGTCGGCGAGCGCGCGGGCGATGCCGAAGTCCATCACCTTGACGCTGCCGCCGCGGCTGACCATGACGTTGGCCGGCTTGATGTCGCGGTGGACGATGCCCTTGGCGTGGCTGTACTCCAGCGCCGAGAGCACCCCCTGGGTCACCCGGGCCGCCTCGTCGGGCGAGAGCCGGCCCTCCTCGTTGAGGATCTCGCGCAGGGTCTTGCCGTCGACGTACTCCATGACGATGTACGGGATGTCGACCCGGGCGCCGCCGGTCTCGATGTGCACGTCCTCGCCGGAGTCGTAGACCGCGACGATCGCGTGGTGGTTGAGCCCCGCGGCCGACTGCGCCTCGCGCCGGAAGCGGGTGAGGAACGTCTGGTCGCGGGCCAGGTCGGCCCGCAGCATCTTGATGGCGACCTGACGCCCGAGGCGGGTGTCGTGGCCCAGGTGGACCTCGGCCATGCCGCCACGTCCGATGAGCTCGCCGACCTCGTATCGGCCGCCGAGGACGCGGGGCGTCTCGCTGCTGTCTGTCACGCCTCGCTCCGGTCAGGGACGTCGTCACCCGGCATGGAGACCGGGGTGAACGGGGTTTCGAAGGGCCCGGTGTTGACCGGGTTGCTGGGGGAGTTGCCGCCGCCGGGGCTGTCGTCGCCGCCCTGGCTGAGCACGATCACGAGCACGACCACGGCGATCAGCGCGAGCAGCGCGACACCGGCGGCGATCAGCTTGCCGCGGCTGATGCCCCCGAGGGTGCTGGTGGCGGTCGCGCTGCCGCCGAGCTGGCCCGAGCGCTCGCCCGGGCCGTCGCCGGAGCGGCGCACCGGCTGGGTCTGCTGCGGCCCGGACGTGCTGCGCAGCTGCTGCTGCGGGCCCGAGCGGACCTGGCTCTGCGGGCCCGACTGGCCGCCGCGCAGCTGCGCCTGCGGACCGGACTGCCCGTGCGGGCCGCCGTGCTGCCGGTTCGGCCCGGAGGTGCCGGCGGGCTGCGGACCCGTCGGCTGCGGACCGGAGACGGCCCCGGGCATCCGGGCGCGGTGCTGCGGACCGGAACCGCCGGCCGGCACCGGACCGGTCGGCTGGGGACCGGAGTGCGGGCCGCGGCCCTGCGGACCCGAGGGGCCGGCCGGGTGCGGACCCGTCGGCTGCGGACCCGACTGCGGCCCCCGGGGGCCGTGCTGGCCCGGACCGCCCTGCGGCGGGCGACCCGGCGCTCCCTGCGGTCCGCTGTGCGGCCCGCTCGTGGGGCCGGGGTGACGCTGGGCGCGCTGCTCGGGGCTGAGCGCCCGCGGGCCCTGCGACCCCATCGGCCCGCGCGGCGGCGCCGCACCGAGCATCCCCATCCGGTCGGCGTCGCGCAGCGCCTGGCGCAGGGCGCGGCCGAACTCCGCGGCCGACTGCGGCCGGCGGCGCGGGTCCTTCTCGAGCGAGGCGTGCACGACCGCGCGGATGGTGGGCGGGACGTACGGCGGCAGCGGCGGGGGCGGCTCGTTGACGTGCGCGAGCGCGAGCGCGACCGCGGTGTCGGCCTCGAACGGGCGGCGGCCGGCGAGCATCTCGTACGCCACCACGCCGAGGGCGTACACGTCCGACAGGCCGGTGGCCGGGCGGCCGACGGCGGCCTCGGGAGCGAGGTACTGGGCGGTGCCCATGACCTCGCCGGTCTTGGTCATCGCGACCGCGTCGGCGGCCCGGGCGATGCCGAAATCGGTGAGCTTCGCGGTGCCGTCGGGGTCGATGAGGATGTTGGCCGGCTTGACGTCGCGGTGGATCAGGCCGTTCTTGTGCGCGGCCTGCAGCGCGCTCGCGGCCTGCGCGACGATCTCGACCGTGTCGATCGGCGACATGGGCGCGCGCTCCTCGATGAGCTTCGAGAGCGGCCGGCCGGGGACGTACTCCATGACGAGGTAGGCGGTGCCGTCGTCCTCGCCGTAGTCGTAGACCTGGGCGATGTTGCCGTGGGTGAGCGCCGCGGACAGGCGCGCCTCGTTGCGGAACCGCTCGGTGAAGCCGGTCTCGTCGGTGAGGCCCGACTTGAGCACCTTCAGGGCGACGCTGCGCCCGAGGATGTCGTCCTTGGCCTGCCAGACCTCGCCCATGCCGCCGGCGGCGATGCGCTCGGTCAGGGTGTAGCGGCCGCCCATGCTGCCGCCGACCGTCGGGTGCTTGCTCACTGCGACACCACCGCCTCCATCACCTTGCGGGCGATGGGCGCCGCCACCACTCCACCGCTGGCCTCGTCAGCCATCGTTCCCCCATCCTCGACCACGACGGCCACGGCCACCCGCGGGTTGTCGGCCGGCGCGAAGCCGGTGAACCAGACGTCGGCCTTGCCCTGCCCGGTCTGCGCGGTGCCGGTCTTGCCCGCGACCCGCATGCCCGGGATCGCGGCGTTCTTGCCCGACCCGTTGCTCACGACCCGCTCCATCATCTGGGTGAGCGAGGAGGCCGTGGTGCCCGAGATCGGCCGGGCGAACTGCGACGGGTCGGTCGTGTCGATGACGTCGAGGTCCTTGTCGCGCACGTTGCGCACCAGGAACGGGTTCATCTCGCGGCCGCCGTTGGCGATCGCGGCGCTGGTCATCGCGACCTGCAGCGGCGTGGCGCGCACGTCGAACTGGCCGATCGCCGACTGCGCCAGCTGCGGCTGGTTCAGCGAGGGCGGGAAGGTGCTGGGCGTCGCCCGCATCGGCACGTTGATCGGCTTGCCGTAGCCGAACTTGGCGGCCTGCTCACGGATCGGCTGCTGCCCGAGGTCCATGCCGAGCTTGCCGAAGTAGGTGTTGCAGGAGATCTCCAGCGCCCGCGCCATGTCGGTCTTGTTGTCCGGGCCGCACGGCTGGCCGTCGACGTTGGGCAGGTCGACCGAGGTCTGCGGCAGGTCCAGGCTCGCGGGCGCCGGCAGCTCGGACTGGGGGGTGTACTGCCCCGACTCCAGCGCCGCCGCCGCCGTGACCAGCTTGAACGTCGAGCCCGGCGGGTAGAGGTCGCCCCGGATGGTGCGGTTGATCATCGGGTCGTTCGGCGCCTTGCTGAGCTGCTCCCAGTTGCGCGACACCGCCCGCAGGTCGTGGCTGGCCAGCAGGTTGGGGTCGTACGACGGCTTGCTGACCATCGCGAGGATCGCGCCGGTCTTGGGGTCCAGCGCGATGACCGCGCCGCGCTGGTTGCCGAGCGCGTCGTAGGCGGCCTTCTGCGCGGCCGGGTCGATGGTCAGCTCGACCGAGGCGCCCTGCGGCGGCTTGCCGGTGAGCACGTCGCCGATGCGGCGGTAGAACAGCGCGTCGGCCGTGCCGGACAGCATCGAGTCGTAGTTGTCCTCGATGCCGTTGCCGCTGCCGTAGGTGAAGGAGTAGTAGCCGGTGACGGGGGCGTACAGCTTGGCCTGGGGGTAGGAGCGCTGCCACTGCAGGTCGTCCTCGGTCGGGCTGGACTGCGCGACCGGGGTGGAGCCGACCAGGATCGAGCCGCGCTCGCGGCTGTAGGAGTCGAGCAGGGTGCGCCGGTTGCCGTCGGCGGTGTTGAGCTCCTCGGCCTGGACGAACTGGATCATCGTGCTGGCCAGCAGCAGGCTGAGGAACATCGCGGCGGCGACGACGCCGATGCGGCGGATCGGGGAGTTCATCGGGTACGCACCACCTGGGTCTCGTCCTGGCCCACCTGGGCGACACGGGCTTGGTCGACCGGGCGACGCGCCTGGTCGGAGATGCGCAGCAGCAAGGCGACGATCACCCAGTTCGCGAGCAGGGAGGAGCCGCCGGCGGACAGGAACGGCGTGGTCAGACCGGTCAGCGGGATCACCCGGGTCACGCCGCCGACGACCACGAAGATCTGCAGCGCCAGCGAGAACGCCAGGCCGGTCGCGAGCAGCTTGCCGAAGCCGTCGCGGGCGCCGATGCCGGTGCGCAGACCGCGCTCGACGATGAGGGCGTACAGCGCCAGGATCGCCATCAGCCCGACCAGGCCGAGCTCCTCGCCGAAGCTGGGGATGATGAAGTCGGACTCGGCGTAGTAGGTCAGCTGCGGGCGCCCCTGGCCGAGGCCCTTGCCGAGCAGCCCGCCGGAGGCCATGCCCATCAGGCCCTTGGCGAGCTGGTCGCTCACGCCGGGGGCGAACGGGTCGAGCCACAGGGTGACGCGCTGCTGCAGGTGGGAGAACAGCTGCCAGGCGACGAGCGCGCCGCCGGCGAACAGCAGCAGACCGATCGCGATCCAGGCGCGGCGCTCGGTCGCGACGTAGAGCATCGCGACGAACAGGCCGAAGAACAGCAGCGAGGAGCCGAGGTCGCGCTGGAAGACCAGGACCGCGAGCGAGGCGAGCCAGGCGATCATGATCGGGCCCATGTCGCGGGCGCGCGGCAGCGGGAAGCCGAGCACCCGGCGGCCCACGAGCGACAGCGCGTCACGGGTCGCGACGAGGTAGGACGCGAAGAAGATCGTCAGCAGGATCTTGGCGAGCTCGCCGGGCTGGAAGCTGAACGGGCCGATGCCGATCCAGATGCGCGAGCCGTTGATGTTCTTGCCGATGACCGGGAACAGCGGCAGCAGGAGCAGCAGCAGACCCGCGAGCGCCATCGTGAAGGTGTAGCGGGTGAGCCGGCGGTGGTCGCGGATCAGCAGGATCAGCCCGATGGCGCACGCCACCGACAGGCCCGACCACATCAGCTGCTTCAGCGCCGCGCCCTCGCCGAGGGTGCGGTCCTTGGCGATGTCGATGCGATGGATCATCACCAGACCCAGGCCGTTGAGCAGGGTGGCCATCGGCAGCAGCAGCGGGTCGGCGTAGGCGGCGCGCCAGCGCAGCACCAGGTGGAAGACCAGGCCGAGCACGCCGATGCCGATGCCGAGCGTCGCCAGGTCGGTCGGGACCTGGCCGTCGGTGGCCAGGCCGACGTTGGCGTACGCCAGCAGGACGATGCCGATCGCGAAGATCAGCAGCACCAGCTCGGTGTTGCGTCGGGTGCGCTGCGGCAGGGTGGTCACGGTGCTCACGAGGTGCAGCCGCTCCCCCCGGTGCCGGTCTGGCACTTGACCATCTCCGCGCGCAGGTTCTCGACGATGCGGATGGCGGCGGTCTTGCCGCTGGCCGAGAGGGTGTCGCCGACCTTCTGGCGGTAGAACGGCGGCAGGTCGGCGACCGCGATGTCGGTGCGGGTGTCGACGTCGTTGAGCGACAGCGGCCCGAAGTCCTGCGGCACGCCGCGGAAGATCGTGACGACGCCGTTCTGCTGGCCGACGTAGAACTGCTGCTGGCTCCAGCGGTGGCCGACGAACGCGGCGACCGCGAGGACGACGGCGATCAGGCCGGCGAGGAAGGCCCATCGAAAGCGGGTCGACGAGCGCGACCCAGGGCCCTCCTCTGCCAGCAGCGGCCCGGAGCCGGGTGCCGGGGTGGCCCCACCGGCGGGTGCGTCGGGCGGCCCCTGCGGGGGCGGTGGCTGGTTGGCCTCGCGGCGCAGCGCGGCGGCCTTCTCGGCCGGGGTCTGCGGCTGCGGCTGGGTCGCGTCGGGGTCGTGCGTGGCGCCGAGCGCCGCGGCGGCGCCCACCACCTGCGGCTGGTTGGACGAGGCGTTGGCCTGGTCGACCACGTCGGCGACGACCACGGTCACGTTGTCGCGGGTGCTGGCGCGCAGCGCGATCGCGATGAGCTTGTCGGCCGTCTCGTCGGGGGTCCCGCCGTTCGCGAGGATGTCCTTGATGGTGGACGCCGCGACGTAGTCGGACAACCCGTCGGAGCACAGCAGGTATCGGTCGCCGATCTTGCCCTCGCGCAGGCTCAGGTCGGGCTCGTCGTCCTCGCGGCCGGTGAGCACCCGGGTGACCATGTTGCGCTGCGGGTGGTGCTCGGCCTCCTCCTCGGTGATCCGGCCGTCGTCGAGCAGGGCCTGCACGAAGGAGTGGTCCTTGGTGATCTGGGTCATCGTGCCGTCGCGCAGCATGAACGCGCGGGAGTCGCCGATGTTGGCCACCACCAGCTTGGTGCCGGTGCGTAGCAGGGCGATGCACGTGGTGCCCATGCCCTCGAGGTCGTCGGAGGCGTCCATCGCCTCGCGCAGGTGGGCGTTGGCGCGCAGCACCGCGGCGCGCAGCTGCTCCTGGGCGTCGTCGGCGCCGAGGCCGACACCGTCGAGCGCGACGAGCTCGCCGACGACGGTGGAGCTCGCGACGTCGCCCGCGGCGTGCCCGCCCATGCCGTCGGCGAGGATCAGCAGGTCGGGGCCGGCGTAGGCGGAGTCCTCGTTGCGCGACTTGGAGCCGAGGCCGAGGTCGGTGCGGGCGGCGTAGCGAAGAGCGATCGGCATGCAGGCCTACTTCCTCAGCTCGAGCACGGTCTGGCCGATGCGCAGGCGCGAGCCGGCGTCGACCTTGAAGCCCTGGCCGATGCGCTGGTTGCCGGAGAACGTGCCGTTGGTGGAGCCGAGGTCGTCGACGTACCAGCCGTCGTCCTGGCGATAGATGCGGGCGTGCCGCCCGGAGGCGAAGTCGTCGCTGAGCACGAGGGTGCACTCGGGGTTGCGGCCGATGAGCACGCCCGCGTCGGTGAGCGGCACCGTCACGCCGCGCAGGCCGCCCTCGATGACCGCGAGGTGGGTCGGGCCGCGCCGGATCGCGCGCGGCTGACGGCGCTCGCGCTCCTCGCCGCGGCCGCGCCCGGTGGCCGGGGCGTTGCGGTTGACCACGCGGGTGCCGTAGAGGTCGCCGCGCAGCACCCCCACGATGCTGAAGACGAACGTCCAGAGCAGGGCGAGCAGGCCGAGCCTGATGACGGTGACGGTCAGCTCGCTCACCGGCGCCCTCCCATGTGGATCGTGAACGTGGTGCGGCCGACCGTGATGCGGTCGCCGTCGATGAGCCGCGCGCGCGAGACCGGGTCACCGTTGACGTACGTGCCGTTGGTGGATCCGAGGTCGCGCAGCGTCGCGACCAGGTGCGGCCCGTCGTAGGTCACCCGGATCTCGCTGTGCTGCCGGGAGATCCCGGGGTCGTCGAGGATCACGTCGGCGCTGTCGTCGCGGCCGATGATCGTCATGGCCGACAGCAGCGGGTAACGCTCGCCGTCGATGTCGAGCCAGGGGCGCTGCTTCTTGGGGCGCGGCGGCGGGGGCGGCTTGGGTGCCGCGGCCGGCGGCTGCGCCTGCTGGGTGGGCTGGGCGTGCGCGCCGGGCTGGCCGGGGTGGCTCTGCTGGGTGGGCTGGGCGTACGCGCCTGGCTGGGGGTACGCGTCCGGCTGGGCGTGCTGCGTGGGCTGGGCGTGCGGGGCGAGCGGCGCGGCCGAGGTGGGGGCGTCGGGGCCGGCCTGCGGCTCGGGCCGCTGGTCAGCGCTGTCGGTGGGCCACTGGCTGGGGTCGCCGCCGCGCTGGGTGGCGCCGGGGTCGGGGTAGCCGCCGTAGTCGTACGCCTGCTGGTCGCCGCCCTGCTGCGCCGACTCGGGCTCGTCGCGCTCGGCGGGCCGCACGGGCTCGAGGTTCTCGACGTTCTTGGCGGTCGAGGAGCGGATGTGGAAGACGCCGGTCTCGAGCTCGGTGTTCTCCGAGAAGGTCACGGCGACCGGGCCGCCCGCGGTGTAGCGCTGGGTGTCGACGTGCTCGAGCGCGGAGGCGATGAGCTCGTCGGACAGCTCCTCGCGATAGGCGGTGAGCCGCTCGAAGTCGCCCTGGCTGAGCTCGACGTCGAACACGTTGGGCACGATCGGCCGCTGGTTCTTGCTGATGCTGCTGGCGCGGTTGTCCATGGCGCGGCGCATGGCGCTCGCGATCTCGACCGGTTGGACCTCGGCGCGGAAGGCCTTGGCGAACGCGCCGTTGACGGTGCGCTCGAGTCGGCGCTCCAGCTTGTCGAACAGTCCCATCGGCCCTCCTCCCAGGTGTGCTCGGCGATGCGGACTCGGTGTGGCCCGCGGGCAGGACTCATCGTGACCTGCCGGGTCAGTTCCAGGATCGTATCTGCCGTGCCTTGGCGGATCCTGCAACCTGGCGGCGCGTGCGAGGCTCGGGGCATGCCCACTGCACGCGGGAACCTCTCCTGGCAGCCCCTGAAGGACCACCTCGACCTCGTCGCGCAGCCGGTGGCCGACGCCGCCGACCTCGTGCCCGACGCCCAGGTCGCCACCATCGACGAGCAGCTCGCCGACACCGCCGAGTTCTGCGCGGAGTACGACGTCGCGCTGGAGTCGTCGGCCAACTGCGTCGTCGTGACCGCCCGGCGCGGCGACCGCACGACGCATGCCGCCCTCATGGTGCGCGGCACCGACCGCGCCGACGTGAACAAGACGGTGCGCAAGCACCTGGACGCCCGCAAGATCACCTTCGCCGACCAGGGGTATGTGGAGGAGGCCACCGGCATGCGCTCCGGCGGCATCACCCCGATCGGGCTGCCGAGCGACTGGCCGCTGCTGGTGGACAGCGCGGTAGCTACCGGCGGGCTGATGGTCGTGGGTGCCGGGGTGCGCTCGGCGAAGGTGCTGATCGACGGTGCCGCCCTCGCCGAGCTGCCGGGGGCGGAGGTGCTGGGGCTGGTGGTGCGGTGAGGTGCGTGTCGTGATCGGGCAGGCGAGGCCGGGTCGCGGTGAGGTGCGGGTCGCGATCGGTCGAACTCGTGCCTGTGGACAACGCTTCTCGGGGGCTCTGAGCGGGCAGGCTGGGAGTGCAGGCCCCGGAATCACGGCGATGCTTTAACAACTCTTTACGGTCGCGAGCCCGGGGTGGCAGGCGCCGGCTGGACATACTGCCGGGGTTTCGTGCACGCCAGTGGAGGGGCTTCCCGTGACTGTCACATCGTTCGTACGCGCCACCGCAGCCGCGGGGATCGCGCTCCTGGTCGCCGGTTGCACCGGCTCCGCCGACGGGTCGGAGACCAGCGCCGCGTCCTCGACGCCGGCACCTGCCACCACGTCGAGCTCGACGTCCAGCGCCCCACCCACCACGACCACGAGTACGTCGGCGACGACTCAGTCGATGGCGGAGAAGTACCCGGAGACTCCCGCCGGGGCGGAGGCGTTCGTGCGGGCGTATTGGTCGACGTACGACGAGGCCTGTCAGAAACCCTCAAAGGTGCCCGACCTGAAGTCGTTGGCGCAGCCCGAGTGCGCCTCTTGCAAGCGTTTGTCGGACGAGATTGAGGGCTGGGTCAAGAAGGGGGCTCACCAAAGCGGCCCCTCGGCCAGGGTTCTCAAGCTGAAGAGTGAGTCGGAAACGGATCCCGGTGTTGTGTTCGCGCTGGTGGACCAGTTGCCAGGCAATGTTGTAACGGCTGATGGCAAAGTTATCGACAAGATCTCTGCTCAGCAGGTGAAGATGGCGATGACGCTCACCTGGACGGACAGTGGATGGAAGGTCGCCCGGATTCAGCCGTATGAGGGGGAGCTGTGAGACCCCGGATAGCTTCGACCGGCTGTGCGTTCCTGGGCCTCTGGTTGCTGGCGCTCCCTGCCGCGCACGCCGGCAAGGTAGACGGTGCTGTCAAGGAAGAAGCGATCTATAACGGTCTTAGCAGGACGGAAACCCAGGAGCTGCCGTCTGTTGGGGATTACGAAGGTTCCGCGAAAGCCGGCACGAAGGTTCCTGCGAAGGTGCCGTACGAGTACAACACGGTGATGGCATGCGGACAGAATGGACCGAACAGTGATGGTGGCCTCGTGTGCTCGCCCGCGCTGACTGCATGCGAGAACGTGCCGGATGCGAACGGGCCATATGTCCGAGTGTTCCGCCGCCAGGTGTTCCCCGGACAAGAGCCCACAGGCTGGCGTCAGGTGGGCACGACGTGTTACCCCGAGCTGGTGCCGGGCGGTGCCAGT
It includes:
- a CDS encoding aminodeoxychorismate/anthranilate synthase component II; the protein is MPRILVVDNYDSFVFTIVGYLQQLGADTTVLRNDALSAADGADFDGVLISPGPGTPEEAGVSMAMIEACAERGQPMLGVCLGHQALGAVLGATVGRAPELLHGKTSRVLHDDTGVLEGLPSPFTATRYHSLTIAPDTVPASLVVNGRTSSGVVMAAHHATLPLHGVQFHPESVLTEGGHRMLANWLQLVGDTGAVERSEGLAPLVHR
- a CDS encoding cell division protein CrgA, giving the protein MATSKDNRKPVDATDDVTEIEVERTDADGTTVDETVEVEETTTTGTAKAKGKSKGDRPAKGGKGTRPPKAKKTDRDRRIAAEPDTVADDDATDGLAKEDAVKDDADDDGKVTPTKRTRRRGDRPQPLPGMNPTWWAPVMVGLMVVGLLWIVVFYILSDGPDNTWPVPGIGYGNLAIGFGLIMVGFMMTTRWK
- a CDS encoding DUF881 domain-containing protein; its protein translation is MSRSRWRLVVPAVATAAGLLFGISASTSKGTDLRSGQTDLVGLINDGNAKVARQQREVQGLRKQVQDLTAKDAPGTSADQLTKQASAIAPTAGLSPVSGEAMRITLSDSTRDVSSLPEGGTADWLVVHQQDVQGVVNALWQGGASAMMLMDQRVISTSAVRCVGNTLILQGRVYSPPFTITAIGDPGALRKALDASPAVRNYRAYVDIAGLGYKAEQLDASFPAYSGSLTLRYAKPAS
- the pknB gene encoding Stk1 family PASTA domain-containing Ser/Thr kinase, whose translation is MTDSSETPRVLGGRYEVGELIGRGGMAEVHLGHDTRLGRQVAIKMLRADLARDQTFLTRFRREAQSAAGLNHHAIVAVYDSGEDVHIETGGARVDIPYIVMEYVDGKTLREILNEEGRLSPDEAARVTQGVLSALEYSHAKGIVHRDIKPANVMVSRGGSVKVMDFGIARALADASATMTSTQAVVGTARYLSPEQAQGEKVDQRSDLYSTGCLLFELLAGRTPFIGEPVSLVYQHIKDDPAPPSTYQPDVPQAMDAVTLHSLEKDRDRRYQTAGDFRSDLQAARAGQPISEAAVASLAALGADPTRVRAEPPEPATRRDHTADMSTAERPPRRTALWITAAVVALAAILGIGYLLSQMNPGGTTSATETVPSVRGMDQTQAEDVLRQAGFTPRATQVASEQQEGSVVEQDPAANSLAPPNSTVTITVSSGPGSISMIDVRGRTETEARQQLTAAGFDDSQIQVSSSPQDDTRYAKDQVASTTPASGSDVGPEQTITLRLSSGQVTVPENLSGQTTPDATLALNEVGLRVRQPITNRVTDDTNQQGRVLEVPQAGDKVDLNSEIELIVGQAPNETVTVPPPTTATPSPSTPSPTTTSPPETPTSEPPSQTPSPTPSSPAPSPTSTPEPTLSATTG
- a CDS encoding peptidoglycan D,D-transpeptidase FtsI family protein — encoded protein: MNSPIRRIGVVAAAMFLSLLLASTMIQFVQAEELNTADGNRRTLLDSYSRERGSILVGSTPVAQSSPTEDDLQWQRSYPQAKLYAPVTGYYSFTYGSGNGIEDNYDSMLSGTADALFYRRIGDVLTGKPPQGASVELTIDPAAQKAAYDALGNQRGAVIALDPKTGAILAMVSKPSYDPNLLASHDLRAVSRNWEQLSKAPNDPMINRTIRGDLYPPGSTFKLVTAAAALESGQYTPQSELPAPASLDLPQTSVDLPNVDGQPCGPDNKTDMARALEISCNTYFGKLGMDLGQQPIREQAAKFGYGKPINVPMRATPSTFPPSLNQPQLAQSAIGQFDVRATPLQVAMTSAAIANGGREMNPFLVRNVRDKDLDVIDTTDPSQFARPISGTTASSLTQMMERVVSNGSGKNAAIPGMRVAGKTGTAQTGQGKADVWFTGFAPADNPRVAVAVVVEDGGTMADEASGGVVAAPIARKVMEAVVSQ
- a CDS encoding protein kinase domain-containing protein, producing MSKHPTVGGSMGGRYTLTERIAAGGMGEVWQAKDDILGRSVALKVLKSGLTDETGFTERFRNEARLSAALTHGNIAQVYDYGEDDGTAYLVMEYVPGRPLSKLIEERAPMSPIDTVEIVAQAASALQAAHKNGLIHRDVKPANILIDPDGTAKLTDFGIARAADAVAMTKTGEVMGTAQYLAPEAAVGRPATGLSDVYALGVVAYEMLAGRRPFEADTAVALALAHVNEPPPPLPPYVPPTIRAVVHASLEKDPRRRPQSAAEFGRALRQALRDADRMGMLGAAPPRGPMGSQGPRALSPEQRAQRHPGPTSGPHSGPQGAPGRPPQGGPGQHGPRGPQSGPQPTGPHPAGPSGPQGRGPHSGPQPTGPVPAGGSGPQHRARMPGAVSGPQPTGPQPAGTSGPNRQHGGPHGQSGPQAQLRGGQSGPQSQVRSGPQQQLRSTSGPQQTQPVRRSGDGPGERSGQLGGSATATSTLGGISRGKLIAAGVALLALIAVVVLVIVLSQGGDDSPGGGNSPSNPVNTGPFETPFTPVSMPGDDVPDRSEA